In Leishmania donovani BPK282A1 complete genome, chromosome 1, one DNA window encodes the following:
- a CDS encoding DNA-damage inducible protein DDI1-like protein, with product MDERQLELQRRIYAQIQQQQIDENLANALEYTPEAFAKVAMLYVPCTINQVLVKAFVDSGAQNSIMNKRTAERCGLMRLVDVRMRGVAVGVGRQEICGRIHMTPVNLAGMYIPFAFYVIEDQAMDLIIGLDQLRRHQMMIDLKHNCLTIDNINVPFLPENDPPALTALDDDENAMHAPRHQDPAATAIPASIPAAPVLSEGERQARIEGFMTFSGITDPTQAAELLEAADWDPNVAAALLFDT from the coding sequence ATGGACGAGCGCCAGctagagctgcagcgccgcatctACGCTCAaatccagcagcagcagataGACGAGAATCTGGCCAACGCGCTCGAGTACACGCCAGAGGCGTTCGCGAAGGTAGCGATGCTCTACGTGCCGTGCACCATCAACCAGGTGCTAGTGAAAGCCTTCGTCGACTCCGGCGCGCAGAACAGCATCATGAACAAGCGCACGGCGGAGCGGTGTGGGTTGATGCGGCTCGTCGACGTCCGCATgcgtggcgtcgccgtcggagTAGGGCGGCAGGAGATCTGCGGTCGCATTCACATGACCCCTGTGAACCTCGCAGGCATGTACatccccttcgccttctACGTGATCGAGGACCAGGCAATGGACTTGATCATCGGTCTCGACCAGCTGAGGCGCCATCAGATGATGATAGACCTCAAGCATAACTGTCTCACCATCGACAACATCAACGTCCCGTTCTTGCCGGAGAACGATCCGCCTGCGTTGACGGCgctggacgacgacgagaatGCTATGCACGCGCCGCGTCACCAGGAcccggcagcgacagccaTCCCTGCTTCCATccctgctgcaccggtgcTCTCGGAGGGCGAGCGGCAGGCTCGGATTGAAGGTTTCATGACGTTCTCGGGTATAACTGACCCCACGCAGGCGGCGGAATTGCTGGAGGCCGCCGACTGGGACCCCaacgtggcggcggcgctcctcttCGACACGTGA